TCCATGTCGGCGCGCAGGGCCACCACCGGCCCGCCCGGCTGCCCCTCAATGAGGGCCACTACCCCCGTGCCCGCCACGGAGTAGGGTGCAAGGCCCAGCGCCACCAGCTGCCGCGTCACAAAAGCCGAAGTCTCGGTTTCCTGAAAGGAAAGCTCCGGATGGGCGTGCAGGTGCCGACGCAGGGTGGATAGCTCGGGGGCCAGGGCCGCGGCGCGGGTTTTTATGGTATCCAACATGAGGGTACTATGATAGTCGTTGTTATGCTCATCTGGCGTCCGCCTGTCGAAGCGTCTCTACTGCACCGTTGAACGGTTCGGATGAAGCGGTGGAGGTGCTTCGACAAGCGCACGACAGATGAGCATGACGTTCTTTAATTAACGGTAGGCTAGTGCTCACGGGGTCTTGTTCAGCAGCACCTGCATGGGCTCCAGCTCAGCCCGCGGCACGAACTGCCGCACCTTCTCCAGCCCGCGGGCGGCATCGAGGCGGGTGAGATAGTCGCCCACGTAGAGCCGGTACACGGGCTGCTTGAAGGTAATGTAGTCGGTTTCGTCGGGGTAGCGCGCGATAATCTGGCGACGGATGCTCATCACCTGCTCGCGCTCCAGGCCCAGGTAGGCCCGCACGCGGTAGCCGCTGGCATACTTCACGTTCTGGTTAGTGAAGGCTTGGTCCCGCAGTCGCTGCTCCACTTGAGCGTTCACCTGGTTGGTGGGGGTAGGCGCGGCTTTGGCGGGCGGGGCGGTAGGCTTAGCGGCGGGGGCGGGGGTAGGGACCGCGCCGGCCGCTGGCAGCAGCGCGAATACCGGCCGGTATCGGCTCAGGTCTTCGGTAGCGGCCCCGGCTTTACGGGTAGTATCGGCCGGGGTTTGGGCGCGGGTGGCGGGGGCCGTGGCGGCGCAGGCGGCCAGCAGCGGCAGGCTCAGCAGCAGCAGCACCGCGTTACGAAGGGGTAGCATCATCTTCCTGCAAGATAATCAGACTGTTAGAAGTACCCAGGCGGTCGGCCCCGGCCGCGAGCAAAGCCAGTGCCTGCGCCCGCGTGCGGATGCCCCCACTGGCCTTAATCCGAATGTGGGGGGGTAGGACCCGGCGCAGCAGTTCCACATCGGCCACCGACGCGCCCCGGCTGGCAAAGCCAGTACTGGTTTTCACGAAGTGCGCGCCCGCTTCGGCGCAGAGCCGGGCGGCGGCTTCCATTTCCTCTTCGGTTAATAAAGCCGTTTCGATGATAACTTTCAGCAGCGCGTCGCGTACTTCGGCCAAGTCGGTGAGGTCCTCGATTTCGGCCCGCACGGCATCATACTGCCCCGATTTCAGGGCTGATATATTCAGCACCACATCCAACTCGGTCGCGCCTTCGGCCAAGGCAATTTCCGCTTCGCGGAACTTCACCCGCGGGCTATTGTAGCCCAGTGGAAAACCAATAACCGTGCACACGGCCACGCTCGCGCCGCTTAGTTCGCGGGCGGCCAGCGGCACATAGCAGGGAGGTACGCAGGCGCTGGCGAAACCGTGAATGCGCGCCTCCTGGCAGAGCTGCACTACCTGAGCTTCAGTGCAGTCGGGGCGCAACAGGGTGTGGTCGAGAAGAGCGGCGAGGTTCATTCTGAACGTTATAGACTATATACAATTGAACGTCATGCTCCCTTCGTCAGCATGACGTTCTATTAATTCTCAATCTTTAATCTACCAGCACGCAGCGCTGGGCCAGCACGTCCTGCTCCACAGTCTTGTACTTCACGTCGCGCAGCACGCGGCCGTCCATGTACTGCACGCTCACCTTATCGTTGCGGTTGGCGATTTTCTGCGAGCGCGCCGGTTCCTGGCGGGGCGGCGGGGCCACGGCGATGCCCAGTTCGGCGGCTTGGTCCAGGTCTTCCTGGCCCGCGCCGAGGCTTACGTCCGAGATGGCTTTCTCCGCCTTGAGCTTGGGCAGCGGCTCAGATATATCATCTTCGTAGAAGAAATCGGGCTCGGCAAAGCCGGCTTCGGCGGCTACTGGCACGTCGGCCTTGAAGAGGAAGGAGCTGGTGCCGTGATTTACCTTACTCAGCATCCGTTTAAATAGCTCGAAGGCCTCGAACTTGTACACCAACAATGGGTCTTTCTGCTCATATACCGCGTTTTGGACCACTTGCTTGAGGTCGTCCATCTGGCGCAGGTGCTGGGTCCAGGCTTCGTCGATGGTCGAGAGGACCGCGCCCTTCTCCATCTGGCGCACGATGTCGAGGCCCTGGCTGGCCTGGGCTTTGCGCAGGTTGGCCACCACCTGGGTATGCTTGTGGCCATCGGTGAAGGGGATGGCAATATTTTCGTAGGGCGTATTCTGGCGCAGCAGGTCATCAATCATCGGCAAGGCGTTCTGGCCGATGTGCTCGTTCTTACTTTCGTAGTAGCCAGTGGCCTCGTCGTAGAGCTTCTGGGTCAGGCGTTCGGCGGGCAGGGCGCTGAATTCCTGGGCTGTGATGTGCGTGTCGTAGCCAAAATCCCGGATAACCGACAGCTTGAAATCCTCGAAGTCGTTGGTGACTTTGTGGCCGGCCGCCACGTCCTCGCTCACGTCATAAATCAAGTTCAAAATATCCAGCTCCAGACGCTCGCCGAAGAGGGCGTTGCGGCGGCGGCGGTATACTACCTCACGCTGCGCGTTCATCACGTCATCGTACTCCAGCAGGCGCTTGCGAGTGCCGAAATTGTTCTCTTCCACCTTCTTTTGCGCCCGCTCAATGCTGCTCGTAATCATCGAGTGCTGAATGACTTCGCCTTCCTCCATGCCCATGCGGTCCATGAGCTTGGCAATGCGCTCCGAGCCGAATAAACGCATCAGGTTGTCTTCCAGAGACACGAAAAACTGCGAGGAGCCGGGGTCGCCCTGGCGGCCGGCCCTACCCCGCAACTGGCGGTCCACGCGGCGCGATTCGTGGCGCTCAGTGCCAATAATGGCCAAGCCGCCCGAATCGCGCGAAGTTTCGCGTAGCTTGATGTCAGTGCCCCTACCCGCCATGTTGGTGGCGATGGTCACGGTGCCAGGGTAGCCGGCCCCGGCCACAATCTCGGCCTCGCGCTGGTTCTGCTTGGCATTCAGCACCTGGTGCTTAATACCCTTAAATTTCAGCATCCGGCTTACCAACTCACTGATTTCGACTGAGGTAGTACCCACCAGCACCGGCCGGCCGGCCTGCACCAGCGCCTGAATCTCGTCGGCTACGGCGTTGTATTTCTCGCGCACCGTGCGGTACACCTTGTCATGGTCGTCCTGGCGCTGAATCACGCGGTTGGTCGGAATTACCACTACATCGAGCTTGTAAATTTCCCACAGCTCGCCGGCCTCGGTTTCGGCGGTGCCGGTCATGCCGGCCAGCTTGTGGTACATGCGGAAGAAGTTCTGCAAGGTCACCGTAGCGTAGGTCTGGGTGGCATCCTCGATACGCACGCCTTCCTTGGCCTCGATGGCCTGGTGCAGCCCGTCGGAGTAGCGGCGGCCTTCCATCACGCGGCCGGTCTGCTCGTCCACAATCATCACCTTACCTTCTTGGCTCAAGATGTACTGGTCGTCTTTCTCAAACAACGTGTACGCCTTAAGCAGCTGATTGACAGTGTGCACGCGCTCCGATTTATCCTGGTAGTCGCTCATCAGTTGCTCCTTCTGCTGAAGCTTTTCTTCCGCTGTCAGCGCCTCGGCCTTCTCAATATTGGCAATCTCCACGCCGATGTCGGGCATGATGAACAGGTGCGGGTCCTCACCCTGCGCCGTTATCAGGTCAATGCCTTTTTCGGTCAGCTCAATCTGATTGTTCTTCTCATCAATGGTAAAAAACAGTGGCTTATCGGCCTCCGGCATCTGCCGCGAGTTATCTTGCAGATAGTGGTTCTCAGTTTGCTGCAAGATGACGCGCATCCCCGACTCGCTCAGGAACTTGATGAGCGGCTTGCTTTTGGGTAGGCCGCGGTAGGCGCGGAACAGGGCCAAGCCACCGTCGCCGTTCTTGCTGCCTTCCTCGGGGCCGGTTTTGCCTTCGGCAATGGCTTTGCGAGCTTGCACTAAATATCCCTGCACCAACTTTTTCTGCTCGTCCACCAAGCGCTGAATGCGGGGCTTGAGCTGCAAGAACTCGTGCACGTCGCCCTTGGGCACGGGGCCGGAGATGATGAGCGGCGTGCGCGCATCGTCAATCAGCACCGAGTCCACTTCGTCCACCATCGCGTAGTGGTGCTTGCGCTGCACCAGCTCGGCGGGGTCGCGGGCCATGTTGTCGCGCAAGTAGTCAAAGCCAAACTCGTTGTTGGTGCCGTAGGTCACGTCGGCCAAGTAGGCGTTGCGGCGGGCATCGGTGTTGGGCTGGTGCCGGTCGATACAGTCCACCGTCAGGCCGTGAAACTCAAATAGCGGCGCGTTCCACTCCGAGTCGCGCTTGGCCAGGTAGTCGTTCACTGTCACCAGGTGCACGCCCCTACCCCCCAGCGCGTTGAGGAAAGCCGGCAGCGTCGAAACCAGTGTTTTACCTTCGCCGGTCGCCATCTCAGCAATCTTGCCCTGGTGCAGCACTACCCCTCCAATCAACTGCACGTCGTAGTGCACCATATCCCAGGTAATCTCGGCCCCGGCGGCCAGCCACTTATTGCTCCAGATGGCTTGGTCGCCCTGGATGGTCACGTTCTGCTTGGTGCGGGCAATGTCGCGGTCCATATCGGTCGCGGTCACCACCAGCTGGCCGTTTTCCTTGTAGCGACGGGCCGTCTCCTTCACGATAGCGAAGGCCTGGGGTAGCACGTCGGTGAGTGCGACTTCCAGGTCTTTATTACGCTGCTTTTCGAGGGTATCAATCTGCTCAAAAATCTGCTCCTTCTTCGCTACGTCGAGTTGCGGCTGGCTCTCAATCTGCTCGTGCAGGGCAGCCAGCTTTTCATCAATGCCAGCGAGCTTGCCGTCGAGCTGCTGGCGCACTTCCTGGGTACGATGGCGCAGCTGGTCGTCGGTCAGGGCCGCCAGTTTGGCATATTCCGCGTTGATGAGGGCCACGTAGGGCACCACGTCTTTGAGGTCCTTTTCTGATTTGGAGCCAAAGAGCTTGGCGACGGTTTTGCCGAGAAAATCTAACATCGGGTAACTAAATTGACTAAAGGGGACAGCGCGAATCGAACAAATTTAAGGCCCACTGGCCAAACCGGACGATTGGCCGTAAATCATAAAACCCCGCACGCTCAAAAAGAGTGCGGGGTTTGGTAAAGCGGAAATAGTGGCAGAGGATAGTGTTCCTTATTGAAACTGTTTGTCACTGCTTCGCTTTGCTTGCAGTGACAAACAGTTTCAATAAGGAATTTACTTCGCCGGCGAGCGGCTCACCAGCTTCTCAACCAGCGCAGTGCTGCCCGAAATGGCCGGACGGGCCGGCTTAGCAGCTTCCTCCTTCTCAGTCAGGCGCTTATACAGCGTTAGGGCTTGGGCCACTACTTGGTCCATGTTGTAGTACTTATACGTGGCCAGGCGGCCCACAAAATGCACGTTGGGTGTTTCGTCAGCCAGCTTCTTGTACTTGGCATACAGCTCGGCGTTCTCCGGCATCGGGATGGGGTAGTAGGGGTCGCCCTCGGCCTGCGGGTACTCGTACACGATGGCCGTTTTGGGATGCTGCTGGCCAGTGAGAGCCTTAAACTCCGTGATGCGGGTGTAGGGATGCTCGTTGGGGAAGTTCACAACCGGCGCGGCCAGATGCTTTTCCTCGCTCAGCGTGTCGTGCTTGAACTCTAAGGAGCGGTAGGGCAGCTTGCCAAACTTAAAGTCAAAATACTCGTCCACCGGACCCGTGAAAATCATCTCCTTAAAGGGAATGAAATCCATAATCTCATGGTAGTCCGTGTTGAGCATCACCTTGATATTCGGGTGGTTGAGCATGTTCTCAAACATCCGAGTGTAGCCGTGTAGCGGCATAGCCTGGTAGGTATCGGTGAAGTAGCGGTCGTCGCGGTTGGTGCGGGTCGGCACACGGCTCGTCACCGACTTGTCCAGTTGCGAAGGGTCGAGGCCCCACTGCTTATTGGTGTAGTTCTTGAAAAATTTATTATATAATTCTCTACCCACCTTGCTCACTACTACGTCTTCCGAGGTCTTGATAACCGGCACTTCTTCAGCCACCGAGGCGAAGAATTCTTCCACCTGGAAGCTGGTCAAATTCAGGCCGTAGAGCTTGTTAATCGTATCCAGGTTGATGGGCATCGGCACCAGCTGGCCATCCACGGAGGCGAGCACGCGGTGCTCATAAGGACGCCACTCGGTGAAGTTACCCAGGTAGTCGAATACGTCTTTAGAGTTGGTATGGAAGATGTGCGGGCCGTACTTGTGAATCAGAATACCAGCCTCATTATAATGGTCATAGGCATTCCCCCCGATATGCGTGCGCTTATCAATAATGAGCACCTTTTTGTTGCTGCGGGTGGCTAGCCGCTCGGCCAGCACGCTACCGGCGAAGCCAGCCCCGACGATGAGATAGTCAAACATGGGAGAAAAATTTAGGAGATGTGGAAATAGGAGACTGCGAATAGTTGGGTGGGACGGAAGCAGATGTAATAGTAGATTGAATCAGTTGCTTGGCATTCAGCCGCTTCTGCATCAGATTCACCATTTTTTGCCAGGTCAGGTCCCAGGAAATGGTCGCCAGGTAGGCATCGGTGCGGGTGCGCCAGTCGGCATCCTTCCCCTGCTCCAGGGCGCGGGTGATGGCCTGCCCAAACTCGGCGGGCTCGTCGGCAATCTGCACCAAATTCAGCTCGCCATAGGGCCGCACCACATCGCGGATGCTGGTGCTCACAACGGGCCGGCCGGCGGCCAGATACTCAGGAGTTTTAGTAGGAGAAATAAATTCGGTGCTCTCATTGCGGGCGAAAAGAAGAGTCGCCACGTCCCAGCCGCGCAGGTATGCAGGTAGTTCCTGGTAATCTTTACCACCCAGGTAGTGGATGTTGGCGGGGTGGGGCAACGAAGCGGGGTCAATCTTTACCACTGGTCCGATAATGACAAATTGCCACGCAGGATGGTTCGCCGCCAGTTGGCCCAGCAGGTCGATGTCGAGGCGCTCGTCCACTACCCCGAAGAAGCCGATGCGCGGGTGCGCAATGCCGGCTTGGTCGGCGGGCTCCACGGTGCGCGGGTCGCGGGCCTGGCCAAAGTGCGCTTTGTCGATGCTGCTGGGGAAAGCATGGGCATCTTTATGCTGTTCGCGCTTGGCTTCGTAGAGGCGCTGGCCGCCCGTAAAAACGAGGTCGGCTTTGGCAAATAGCTCCTGCTCGCGCTGGCGCAGCTCGGGCGGAGCAAACTTGAATTGCGCCAGCTCATCCATGCAGTCGTACACGGTAAGCACGGGCTGGAAGAGCCGCGACTTACCCAGCGCCATTGGGGTATAGTACCAGAAGATATAATTGGCAAGCCCGATTTCGGTAAAAAACCGACTCAACACCCCAAACTGGGCCTGGTCGGCGGCGGCTTCGTCGGCACGCAGGTGCTGGGGCAGGTGTACCACAAGCACTTTCACGCCCTGCTGGCGCTCCTTCACTTCGAGGTGCGGCTCCACAAAGTCGTCGTTGTGATAAAAGGCGTCTTCTACGTAAAAGACCCGGCCGTGCTGGGCAAAGCGCGTGAGCAGATGCTGGGGTCGCTGCCACACGAAATCCCAATGTAGGTGCGCAAAGCATACCAGGTCCGGCAGGGAATAAGCAAGGGGTTTTGAATCGGCCTGGTCCGCGGCCGGGGCGGTGGCGGCCACACGTAGAGGTGCCTCCGCCGGAGTAGAAAACGGCATGAAATAAAGACAGGAAAGGGCTTTGGGAGCGTAGCGCAGCCGGGTAAAAACGTCCGGTTGGTAGCTCTTGCGCACTTCTACGAAAGACCGCTGTCAAAGGATATGGCTGGGCTTAGAATAAGGCCTCGGCGAGCCGGTTCCTGTCAGTTTTCCAGGATAAATTGCATTTCTACCGCATTTTGCCACCCCAGGGCTGTGTTTTCGCGTAACCACTCGCGCCGTAGGCCAATACGCCGAAAACCTGCTTTTTTGAAAAGCCTGATACTCGCCTGATTATTAGCCGCTACGGTGCAGTATACCTGGTGCAGGCGCAGCGCCAGCCGGGCGTAGGGCAGCAGCTGGGCCAGCGCCGCCTGGGCGTAGCCGTGCCGCCGTGCCCGGCGTAACACCGTAATCCCTACTCCCGCTCGCTGGTGCAGGGCGGAGTAGTCGAACAAGTCGAGCGTACCCACGGCCTGGCCATCCTGCAAGCTGATAATCAGGCGTATCTGGCCTACCTCAGCCAGGCTAGCGTCCGCGTGGCGCAGGTATTCGCGCAGCGCGTGGCGCGAAACTGGAGCTGGCAGCACATCGGACGCCGCCCAAAGCTCAGGGTCGTTTTCGAGCTGAAATAAAAATTCCAAATCGTCGGGCTCCAGGGCGCGCAGAATAACCTGGGAATTTTGGCTCCTGGCTTCGGCTTGCGAGTTATGGGGTAGCGCTTCGCG
The genomic region above belongs to Hymenobacter psoromatis and contains:
- the glf gene encoding UDP-galactopyranose mutase; this encodes MFDYLIVGAGFAGSVLAERLATRSNKKVLIIDKRTHIGGNAYDHYNEAGILIHKYGPHIFHTNSKDVFDYLGNFTEWRPYEHRVLASVDGQLVPMPINLDTINKLYGLNLTSFQVEEFFASVAEEVPVIKTSEDVVVSKVGRELYNKFFKNYTNKQWGLDPSQLDKSVTSRVPTRTNRDDRYFTDTYQAMPLHGYTRMFENMLNHPNIKVMLNTDYHEIMDFIPFKEMIFTGPVDEYFDFKFGKLPYRSLEFKHDTLSEEKHLAAPVVNFPNEHPYTRITEFKALTGQQHPKTAIVYEYPQAEGDPYYPIPMPENAELYAKYKKLADETPNVHFVGRLATYKYYNMDQVVAQALTLYKRLTEKEEAAKPARPAISGSTALVEKLVSRSPAK
- a CDS encoding glycosyltransferase family 1 protein, coding for MPFSTPAEAPLRVAATAPAADQADSKPLAYSLPDLVCFAHLHWDFVWQRPQHLLTRFAQHGRVFYVEDAFYHNDDFVEPHLEVKERQQGVKVLVVHLPQHLRADEAAADQAQFGVLSRFFTEIGLANYIFWYYTPMALGKSRLFQPVLTVYDCMDELAQFKFAPPELRQREQELFAKADLVFTGGQRLYEAKREQHKDAHAFPSSIDKAHFGQARDPRTVEPADQAGIAHPRIGFFGVVDERLDIDLLGQLAANHPAWQFVIIGPVVKIDPASLPHPANIHYLGGKDYQELPAYLRGWDVATLLFARNESTEFISPTKTPEYLAAGRPVVSTSIRDVVRPYGELNLVQIADEPAEFGQAITRALEQGKDADWRTRTDAYLATISWDLTWQKMVNLMQKRLNAKQLIQSTITSASVPPNYSQSPISTSPKFFSHV
- the deoC gene encoding deoxyribose-phosphate aldolase, yielding MNLAALLDHTLLRPDCTEAQVVQLCQEARIHGFASACVPPCYVPLAARELSGASVAVCTVIGFPLGYNSPRVKFREAEIALAEGATELDVVLNISALKSGQYDAVRAEIEDLTDLAEVRDALLKVIIETALLTEEEMEAAARLCAEAGAHFVKTSTGFASRGASVADVELLRRVLPPHIRIKASGGIRTRAQALALLAAGADRLGTSNSLIILQEDDATPS
- the secA gene encoding preprotein translocase subunit SecA; its protein translation is MLDFLGKTVAKLFGSKSEKDLKDVVPYVALINAEYAKLAALTDDQLRHRTQEVRQQLDGKLAGIDEKLAALHEQIESQPQLDVAKKEQIFEQIDTLEKQRNKDLEVALTDVLPQAFAIVKETARRYKENGQLVVTATDMDRDIARTKQNVTIQGDQAIWSNKWLAAGAEITWDMVHYDVQLIGGVVLHQGKIAEMATGEGKTLVSTLPAFLNALGGRGVHLVTVNDYLAKRDSEWNAPLFEFHGLTVDCIDRHQPNTDARRNAYLADVTYGTNNEFGFDYLRDNMARDPAELVQRKHHYAMVDEVDSVLIDDARTPLIISGPVPKGDVHEFLQLKPRIQRLVDEQKKLVQGYLVQARKAIAEGKTGPEEGSKNGDGGLALFRAYRGLPKSKPLIKFLSESGMRVILQQTENHYLQDNSRQMPEADKPLFFTIDEKNNQIELTEKGIDLITAQGEDPHLFIMPDIGVEIANIEKAEALTAEEKLQQKEQLMSDYQDKSERVHTVNQLLKAYTLFEKDDQYILSQEGKVMIVDEQTGRVMEGRRYSDGLHQAIEAKEGVRIEDATQTYATVTLQNFFRMYHKLAGMTGTAETEAGELWEIYKLDVVVIPTNRVIQRQDDHDKVYRTVREKYNAVADEIQALVQAGRPVLVGTTSVEISELVSRMLKFKGIKHQVLNAKQNQREAEIVAGAGYPGTVTIATNMAGRGTDIKLRETSRDSGGLAIIGTERHESRRVDRQLRGRAGRQGDPGSSQFFVSLEDNLMRLFGSERIAKLMDRMGMEEGEVIQHSMITSSIERAQKKVEENNFGTRKRLLEYDDVMNAQREVVYRRRRNALFGERLELDILNLIYDVSEDVAAGHKVTNDFEDFKLSVIRDFGYDTHITAQEFSALPAERLTQKLYDEATGYYESKNEHIGQNALPMIDDLLRQNTPYENIAIPFTDGHKHTQVVANLRKAQASQGLDIVRQMEKGAVLSTIDEAWTQHLRQMDDLKQVVQNAVYEQKDPLLVYKFEAFELFKRMLSKVNHGTSSFLFKADVPVAAEAGFAEPDFFYEDDISEPLPKLKAEKAISDVSLGAGQEDLDQAAELGIAVAPPPRQEPARSQKIANRNDKVSVQYMDGRVLRDVKYKTVEQDVLAQRCVLVD
- a CDS encoding GNAT family N-acetyltransferase, producing the protein MPISREALPHNSQAEARSQNSQVILRALEPDDLEFLFQLENDPELWAASDVLPAPVSRHALREYLRHADASLAEVGQIRLIISLQDGQAVGTLDLFDYSALHQRAGVGITVLRRARRHGYAQAALAQLLPYARLALRLHQVYCTVAANNQASIRLFKKAGFRRIGLRREWLRENTALGWQNAVEMQFILEN